In Nitrosophilus labii, the following proteins share a genomic window:
- a CDS encoding response regulator transcription factor, with the protein MTIENAIKKSELVSIEGENKSGKLTFSLFITANIFYDNSLVMFSSFPKSLMLKRLSAIAYLGDKKVANIINSMNILCLKENFKELKRRFGYKFMIEDIKRVIEKDSCKTLLFHRLDLFFEIQERDDAEQFIEELIEIKELYDIKLLITSSASNNPNNFINEILENYTDMNLYIEKENRIEIKVQSSIFPVQHLRYLFQLENKTLKLKPLKENETSNLVTQETQAEKPLKKILLISQDTELINLHRFLFDRESYIFDTASSLSETIQKILEGPDLIIYNPPDESYDLEVCTIIKNNNLRSKLIYIVNKEYVRQSDKMNAINAGCYEIFSKNFIFEEYILTLERIIQNHFYTTLIQQLPNNMEIIKNLQHFCNIIDGFWHNRIYASIISAKTNISKEILFSKIREKDIMFYDEKRVIFCLISLRKEIAKTVIDKMKAFTDETKENFFETEHIIDTTIWKEHKEEICKK; encoded by the coding sequence ATGACTATTGAGAATGCAATAAAAAAATCGGAACTTGTTTCAATAGAAGGTGAAAACAAAAGTGGTAAATTGACGTTTTCTCTGTTTATAACAGCAAATATTTTTTATGATAACAGTTTAGTTATGTTTTCATCTTTTCCAAAATCCTTGATGTTAAAAAGATTAAGTGCGATTGCGTATTTGGGAGATAAAAAAGTTGCTAATATCATAAATTCGATGAATATCCTCTGTTTAAAAGAGAATTTCAAAGAGCTAAAAAGAAGATTTGGATATAAATTTATGATAGAGGATATAAAAAGGGTTATCGAAAAAGATAGCTGTAAAACACTACTTTTTCATAGACTTGATCTTTTTTTTGAAATACAAGAGAGAGATGATGCGGAGCAGTTTATAGAGGAGCTTATAGAGATTAAAGAGTTGTATGATATAAAACTTTTAATAACTTCATCTGCTTCCAATAATCCAAACAACTTTATTAATGAGATTTTAGAAAATTATACAGATATGAATCTATATATAGAAAAAGAGAATCGTATTGAGATAAAAGTTCAAAGTTCAATTTTTCCTGTACAACATTTAAGATATCTTTTTCAATTAGAAAATAAAACTCTAAAACTAAAACCTTTAAAAGAAAATGAAACGTCAAATCTTGTTACACAAGAAACTCAAGCAGAAAAACCTTTAAAAAAGATTTTGCTCATTTCGCAAGATACGGAACTAATAAATTTACATAGATTCTTATTTGATCGAGAGAGTTATATTTTTGATACAGCTTCATCGCTTTCAGAGACTATCCAGAAGATACTTGAGGGACCAGATCTGATCATTTACAATCCGCCTGATGAGAGTTACGATCTTGAGGTTTGCACTATCATAAAAAATAACAATTTAAGATCTAAACTTATTTACATAGTAAACAAAGAATATGTTAGGCAAAGTGATAAAATGAATGCGATAAATGCCGGTTGTTACGAGATATTTTCTAAAAATTTTATATTTGAAGAGTACATTTTGACATTGGAGAGAATTATACAAAACCATTTTTATACTACTTTAATACAGCAGCTTCCAAACAATATGGAGATTATAAAAAATTTACAACATTTTTGCAATATAATCGACGGTTTTTGGCACAATAGAATCTACGCTAGCATAATTTCGGCAAAAACTAATATTTCCAAAGAGATTCTGTTTTCAAAAATAAGAGAGAAAGATATAATGTTTTATGATGAGAAAAGAGTTATATTTTGTTTGATAAGTCTCAGAAAGGAGATAGCCAAAACGGTAATAGACAAAATGAAAGCTTTTACTGACGAAACTAAAGAGAACTTTTTTGAAACAGAACATATAATCGATACAACAATATGGAAAGAACATAAAGAGGAGATATGTAAAAAATGA